From a region of the Microbacterium sp. nov. GSS16 genome:
- a CDS encoding alpha-ketoacid dehydrogenase subunit beta: protein MTMMTMGKALNAGLRQAMLDDEKVVLMGEDIGTLGGVFRITDGLKDEFGAKRVIDTPLAESGIVGTAVGLAFRGYRPVVEIQFDGFIYPAFDQIVSQVAKLHYRTQGRVKMPITIRVPWAGGIGAAEHHSESPEAYFVHTAGLRVIAVSDPQDAYRCLRQAIACDDPVLFFEPKRLYHHKGEVDLSAPLADAPPMGLARVVRQGADATIITYGAMVSTALDAAAAAEDEGVSLEVIDLRSLSPVDYETVSASVRRTGRVVVVHEASREAGVAAEVIASITEYCFEYLEAAPVRVTGHDIPYPPAKLEKFHLPDLDRILDAVDRLLDRPHSLSAATAKGDER, encoded by the coding sequence ATGACGATGATGACGATGGGCAAGGCGCTGAATGCGGGGCTGCGCCAGGCCATGCTCGACGACGAGAAGGTCGTCCTCATGGGGGAGGACATCGGCACGCTCGGCGGTGTGTTCCGCATCACCGACGGTCTCAAGGACGAGTTCGGCGCGAAGCGCGTGATCGACACTCCGCTCGCCGAGTCCGGCATCGTCGGCACGGCGGTCGGTCTCGCATTCCGCGGCTACCGCCCGGTCGTCGAGATCCAGTTCGACGGCTTCATCTACCCCGCGTTCGACCAGATCGTCTCGCAGGTCGCCAAGCTGCACTACCGCACGCAGGGCCGGGTCAAGATGCCGATCACGATCCGCGTGCCCTGGGCGGGCGGCATCGGCGCGGCCGAGCACCACTCCGAATCGCCCGAGGCGTACTTCGTGCACACCGCCGGGCTGCGCGTGATCGCCGTCTCCGACCCGCAGGACGCGTACCGCTGCCTGCGCCAGGCCATCGCGTGCGACGATCCCGTGCTGTTCTTCGAACCCAAGCGCCTGTACCACCACAAGGGCGAGGTCGACCTGTCGGCACCCCTCGCCGACGCCCCGCCGATGGGCCTCGCCCGCGTCGTGCGTCAGGGCGCGGATGCGACGATCATCACATACGGCGCCATGGTCAGCACGGCGCTCGACGCAGCAGCGGCGGCGGAGGACGAGGGTGTGTCGCTCGAGGTCATCGATCTGCGCTCGCTCTCTCCCGTCGACTACGAGACGGTCTCGGCCTCGGTGCGTCGCACGGGGCGCGTGGTCGTCGTGCACGAGGCCTCCCGGGAGGCGGGAGTGGCCGCCGAGGTGATCGCGAGCATCACGGAATACTGCTTCGAATACCTGGAGGCCGCGCCCGTGCGCGTGACCGGACACGACATCCCCTATCCGCCCGCGAAACTCGAGAAGTTCCACCTTCCCGATCTCGACCGCATCCTCGATGCCGTCGATCGCCTGCTCGATCGTCCGCACAGCCTGAGTGCGGCGACCGCGAAGGGAGACGAGCGGTGA
- a CDS encoding thiamine pyrophosphate-dependent dehydrogenase E1 component subunit alpha — MSPNTSPIVDAQNDLELTERILAPDGTRVRNQLLDRWIGDIDYAAMRALHRDMVVLRRIDTEGVALQRQGQLGLWAPCNGQEAAQIGTARALAANDFVFPSYRETGVMYTRGAEPGDYVRMWRGEEGAAYDPARLGIAPLQIIIGAQTLHAVGYGMGILHDGADEVAVTYFGDGATSQGDVNEAMIFASSYRAPVVFVCQNNHWAISEPVGLQSQYPLAGRAPGFGIPSLRVDGNDVLACMAAMRWALDHARSGKGPAYLEAVTYRMGPHTTADDPKRYRDDAELALWRERDPIARLEAHLRAAGELGDDHLEAVRTAADDVARDMRAACIDMKTRPALAVFDRVYAEPHSGLERQRDEYAAYLASFEEA, encoded by the coding sequence ATGTCACCGAACACCAGCCCGATCGTCGACGCGCAGAACGATCTCGAACTCACGGAGCGCATCCTCGCTCCCGACGGCACCCGAGTGCGCAACCAGCTGCTCGACCGCTGGATAGGCGACATCGACTACGCGGCGATGCGCGCGCTGCACCGCGACATGGTGGTGCTGCGGCGCATCGACACCGAGGGCGTCGCGCTGCAGCGACAGGGCCAGCTGGGTCTCTGGGCGCCGTGCAACGGCCAGGAGGCCGCGCAGATCGGAACCGCCCGCGCACTGGCGGCGAACGACTTCGTCTTCCCTAGCTACCGCGAGACCGGGGTGATGTACACCCGCGGTGCCGAACCGGGCGACTACGTGCGCATGTGGCGCGGCGAGGAGGGCGCGGCGTACGACCCCGCGCGACTCGGCATCGCTCCGCTGCAGATCATCATCGGGGCGCAGACCCTGCACGCGGTCGGGTACGGCATGGGCATCCTGCATGATGGAGCCGATGAGGTCGCGGTCACCTACTTCGGCGACGGCGCGACGAGCCAGGGCGACGTGAACGAGGCGATGATCTTCGCGTCGTCCTATCGCGCGCCCGTCGTGTTCGTCTGCCAGAACAACCACTGGGCGATCTCCGAGCCGGTCGGTCTGCAGTCCCAGTACCCGCTCGCCGGCCGTGCGCCCGGATTCGGCATCCCCAGCCTGCGCGTCGACGGCAACGACGTGCTCGCCTGCATGGCGGCGATGCGCTGGGCGCTCGACCACGCGCGCTCGGGCAAGGGGCCGGCCTACCTCGAGGCGGTGACCTACCGCATGGGCCCGCACACCACAGCCGACGACCCGAAGCGCTACCGCGACGATGCAGAGCTCGCGCTGTGGCGCGAGCGAGACCCGATCGCCCGCCTCGAGGCGCACCTGCGCGCCGCCGGCGAACTCGGCGACGATCACCTCGAAGCCGTCCGCACCGCCGCCGACGACGTCGCCCGTGACATGCGCGCCGCGTGCATCGACATGAAGACGCGGCCCGCTCTCGCCGTCTTCGACCGCGTCTACGCCGAGCCGCACTCCGGACTCGAGCGCCAGCGCGACGAGTACGCCGCGTACCTCGCGTCGTTCGAGGAGGCCTGA
- a CDS encoding Lrp/AsnC family transcriptional regulator — MPILDRTDLELLTALAEDPRTTVVKLADRLRLSRNTIQARMARLEQTGVFESYERSFSTEVLGFPLQAFISIGVRQTELPRIIAELSRVPEIVQAHGLSGSIDLLARVACRDARHLFDTDARILSIEGVERTETSLAMGEVIPFRVAGLIGLARREA, encoded by the coding sequence ATGCCCATCCTGGATCGCACAGACCTCGAACTGCTCACCGCCCTGGCGGAGGATCCGCGCACGACCGTGGTCAAGCTCGCCGATCGGCTCCGTCTGTCTCGCAACACCATCCAGGCCCGGATGGCCCGGCTCGAGCAGACGGGCGTCTTCGAGTCGTACGAACGCTCGTTCTCGACCGAGGTGCTGGGGTTCCCGCTGCAGGCGTTCATCAGCATCGGCGTGCGTCAGACCGAGCTGCCGCGCATCATCGCCGAGCTGTCACGGGTTCCCGAGATCGTGCAGGCGCATGGGCTGAGCGGATCGATCGATCTGCTCGCTCGAGTCGCATGCCGCGACGCGCGTCACCTGTTCGACACCGACGCAAGGATCCTGTCTATCGAGGGGGTCGAGCGCACCGAGACCTCGCTCGCGATGGGCGAGGTCATCCCGTTCCGGGTCGCGGGACTCATCGGACTGGCGCGGCGGGAAGCCTGA